The Alosa alosa isolate M-15738 ecotype Scorff River chromosome 9, AALO_Geno_1.1, whole genome shotgun sequence genome includes a region encoding these proteins:
- the LOC125300619 gene encoding uncharacterized protein LOC125300619 yields the protein MLFFRIALFILLHGFQGGNSLWTVSKVAVQKGGSITIPCHYYRTYRTNVKYWCKGRSWVFCREIARTTSKSRTEGVFITDYPSEQVFTLTKTNLDVKDTDRYWCAIKMSGFSSQTLRTSLELQVTEDPPDLFVMDNRVSVEEGGNVSIPCLYRDRLKSAEKKWCESGNLHSCRSATSPPEEPSVTISDDGSGVFTVTLMKLERKDIGWYWCSAGDIQAPVHINVTEKLDRFHNITVTTSGGVLASSWAPGGQTTRGPTSEITHPISSALPSSQPTQPPHGTSTAPKTTFHSLLTHNPQGKTSTTAVTDTTSGQSTKYDLTSSAVLTSTVSTTSANGETSDTYSATVTPTDVAPKCAFNNTCSTVPLNTTEDTTIYNRHLIWQSAAIVTGIVMAVVIIVGASFNYWCHHKRRHIRIELDDMTQQLNMEEDLEDDVGNDWPRSCLLYHSEDPESEGAL from the exons ATGTTGTTTTTTAGGATAGCCCTTTTCATACTGCTCCATGGATTTCAAG GTGGAAACAGTCTCTGGACAGTATCCAAGGTGGCAGTGCAGAAGGGGGGTTCTATCACTATCCCATGTCACTACTACAGGACGTACCGGACTAATGTGAAGTACTGGTGCAAGGGCCGCAGTTGGGTTTTCTGTAGAGAGATTGCCCGCACCACCTCAAAATCCAGGACAGAGGGGGTGTTCATTACAGACTATCCATCTGAGCAGGTTTTCACcttaacaaaaacaaaccttGATGTGAAGGACACTGACCGCTACTGGTGTGCCATTAAAATGAGTGGGTTCAGCTCTCAGACTCTCAGAACGTCTCTGGAGCTTCAGGTGACTGAAG ATCCTCCAGATTTGTTTGTGATGGATAACAGGGTGTCTGTTGAAGAGGGAGGCAATGTGAGCATCCCCTGTTTGTACCGTGACAGACTAAAGAGTGCTGAGAAGAAGTGGTGTGAGAGTGGAAATCTCCACTCCTGTCGGTCAGCCACATCGCCACCCGAGGAGCCATCTGTCACAATCTCTGATGACGGCAGCGGAGTTTTTACGGTAACTCTGATGAAACTGGAGAGGAAGGATATAGGCTGGTACTGGTGTTCTGCTGGTGACATACAGGCCCCTGTGCATATTAACGTAACAGAAAAACTGGACAGATTTCACAACATTACAG TTACAACATCTGGTGGGGTTTTAGCTTCCTCGTGGGCCCCAGGCGGACAAACTACCCGTGGGCCAACATCAGAAATCACACACCcaatctcctctgctctgccatCATCCCAGCCCACCCAACCTCCCCATGGCACCTCTACTGCCCCTAAGACAACATTTCACTCTCTGCTGACACATAATCCACAAGGAAAGACATCTACAACTGCAGTCACGGACACCACTTCGGGTCAATCAACCAAATATGACCTGACATCTTCTGCAGTACTGACCAGCACAGTCTCAACTACTTCAGCAAATGGGGAGACGTCAGACACATATTCAGCTACAGTAACACCAACAGACGTTGCCCCAAAATGTGCATTTAATAATACGTGTTCGACTGTGCCTTTAAACACCACAGAGGATACCACAATCTACAATAG GCATCTGATTTGGCAGTCAGCTGCGATTGTCACGGGCATAGTGATGGCAGTGGTGATTATTGTTGGGGCCTCCTTCAATTATTGGTGTCATCaca AGCGACGTCACATCAGAATAGAACTGGATGACATGACACAACAGCTTAAT ATGGAGGAGGATTTGGAGGACGACGTTGGAAATGACTGGCCTCGCTCGTGTCTTCTGTACCATAGTGAAGACCCTGAAAGTGAGGGAGCACTGTAG
- the LOC125300211 gene encoding uncharacterized protein LOC125300211: MKKPCTDNLSWLTLQAANGLHIPYVGYMMMDFQIGETNVPSRGVVVVKDDCLGVRKAILGMNVISSAYTPPLHSLGKEWAIAFADCNRIRATTVQRAKPRTARLAYNYNVIIPAQAEALVWAKVNNVAPLQNCPVVIEPTGEIGGFEVARTVGTIRRGRVPVRVRNVHRHPVTLKRLQRLAVISAIDPEDIRNGEDISLQMVSQDVVEVQVVQLAQEQQDGVTEVKVTGLQGEGLNPTKQQQLQQFVTKWQHLFSQHAEDYGRTTVVKHHIPTGSAVPMRERYRPVPPTLYKELRLLLQGMLQSGVVRESCSPWAAPIVLVRKKCGAWRFCVDYRKLNSVTHRDAFPLPRVEESLTNLNAAEFYSTLDLASGYWQVEVEECDREKTAFTTPFGLFEFERMPFGETRRRGRSRAASSIEPTAPCLLYSTIDTEERSTTATIPSPDWEFFPGIIGTSATPVPQPAAQQPEVPQPAAQQPEVPQPAAQQPETLRPAASQLGLPHPMAPQPSVVRHSERANG, translated from the exons ATGAAAAAACCCTGTACTGATAACCTGTCATGGCTCACTCTGCAGGCAGCGAATGGGTTGCACATTCCATATGTTGGATATATGATGATGGACTTTCAGATTGGGGAAACGAATGTGCCCTCTAGGGGGGTGGTGGTTGTTAAGGATGATTGTCTTGGGGTTAGGAAGGCCATCCTAGGGATGAATGTAATATCCTCTGCTTACACCCCACCGCTTCATTCCCTGGGCAAGGAATGGGCTATAGCCTTTGCAGATTGTAATAGGATCCGTGCTACTACTGTTCAACGGGCCAAACCTCGTACAGCCAGACTGGCGTATAATTATAATGTCATTATTCCCGCCCAGGCTGAGGCCTTAGTGTGGGCAAAGGTCAACAACGTCGCCCCCCTACAGAATTGTCCCGTCGTGATTGAGCCAACAGGGGAGATTGGGGGCTTTGAGGTGGCAAGGACTGTGGGTACTATCCGGCGGGGGAGGGTTCCCGTGAGGGTGCGTAACGTGCATCGCCACCCTGTGACACTAAAGCGCCTACAGCGTTTGGCTGTCATCTCAGCCATCGATCCTGAGGATATCAGAAATGGGGAGGATATTTCCTTACAAATGGTGAGTCAGGATGTTGTTGAGGTCCAGGTGGTGCAGTTAGCACAGGAACAACAAGACGGGGTCACAGAAGTCAAGGTCACTGGGTTACAGGGGGAGGGCTTGAACCCTACAAAACAGCAGCAGCTTCAACAGTTTGTGACTAAGTGGCAACACCTTTTTTCTCAACATGCTGAGGACTACGGTAGGACTACAGTTGTAAAACATCACATCCCAACAGGAAGCGCTGTTCCGATGCGTGAGAGGTATAGGCCAGTGCCCCCAACCCTGTATAAAGAACTCCGCTTGTTACTTCAAGGAATGCTACAGAGTGGGGTTGTTAGGGAAAGCTGTAGCCCATGGGCAGCCCCTATTGTTCTCGTCCGAAAGAAATGTGGGGCATGGCGCTTCTGTGTGGACTACAGAAAATTGAACAGTGTGACACATCGCGATGCTTTCCCCTTGCCCCGGGTAGAAGAGTCATTGACTAATTTGAATGCTGCCGAGTTCTATTCCACCCTCGACCTTGCCAGTGGATACTGGCAGGTGGAGGTAGAGGAGTGTGATCGTGAGAAAACCGCCTTTACCACGCCTTTCGGACTCTTTGAGTTCGAGAGGATGCCATTTGG TGAGACCAGAAGGCGTGGACGGTCACGCGCAGCGTCCTCCATCGAACCAACTGCGCCTTGTTTGCTGTACTCCACTATTGACACTGAGGAGCGAAGCACCACAGCTACTATCCCATCTCCCGACTGGGAATTCTTCCCGGGAATAATTGGTACGTCAGCTACTCCAGTCCCCCAGCCGGCCGCCCAGCAGCCCGAGGTCCCCCAGCCGGCCGCCCAGCAGCCCGAGGTCCCCCAGCCGGCCGCCCAGCAGCCAGAGACCCTTCGACCGGCCGCCTCACAACTGGGTCTGCCTCACCCAATGGCCCCACAGCCGTCGGTGGTTCGCCACTCGGAGAGGGCCAACGGGTAA
- the akr1a1b gene encoding aldo-keto reductase family 1 member A1-B isoform X1: protein MQHIFVCTRFSFVRAYKFPCQRLVHQARMNDFAVLNTGRKMPLLGLGTWKSEPGKVKQAVIWALQSGYRHIDCAAIYGNESEIGEALQEALGPDKGLRREDVFITSKLWNTRHHPEDVEPSLLKTLKDLRLEYLDLYLIHWPYAFQQGDTPFPKREDGTILYDDIDYKLTWAAMEKLVGKGLVRAIGLSNFNSCQIDDVLSVASIKPTVLQVEGHPYLAQVELLTHCKDRGLVMTAYSPLGSPDRAWKHPDEPVLLEEPAIASLAKKYNKTPAQIILRWQTQRGVVTIPKSVTESRIKENIQVFDFTLEAEEISSITALNRNWRYIVPTITVDGKPVPRDAGHPHYPFNDPY from the exons ATGCAGCATATATTTGTATGCACTCGTTTTTCTTTTGTCCGTGCATATAAGTTTCCCTGTCAAAGACTG GTTCACCAGGCCAGGATGAACGACTTTGCAGTTTTGAACACAGGAAGGAAGATGCCCCTCTTGGGACTTGGGACATGGAAGAGTGAACCGGGAAAG GTGAAGCAAGCAGTAATCTGGGCTTTGCAGTCTGGTTATCGGCATATTGACTGTGCTGCAATCTATGGTAATGAGTCAGAGATCGGAGAAGCTTTGCAAGAGGCCCTTGGACCTGACAAA GGCCTGAGGAGGGAAGACGTGTTCATCACATCCAAGCTGTGGAACACACGCCACCACCCTGAAGATGTGGAGCCATCTCTGTTGAAAACCCTGAAGGACCTGAGGTTGGAGTATCTGGACCTCTATCTCATCCACTGGCCCTATGCCTTCCA ACAGGGGGATACACCATTTCCTAAGAGGGAGGATGGCACCATTCTCTATGATGACATAGACTATAAGCTTACATGGGCTGCCATGGAGAAACTGGTAGGAAAAGGTCTGGTGAGAGCTATCGGACTCTCTAACTTCAACAGCTGCCAGATTGATGACGTCCTTTCTGTGGCCAGCATTAAACCCACTGTGCTTCAG GTGGAGGGCCACCCGTACTTGGCACAGGTGGAACTGCTTACCCATTGCAAGGACAGGGGTTTAGTGATGACTGCTTACAGCCCCCTGGGGTCACCTGATCGAGCCTGGAAACACCCAGATGAACCTGTGCTGCTGGAGGAACCTGCTATTGCCTCTTTAGCCAAGAAATACAACAAAACACCTGCACAAATCATTCTAAG ATGGCAGACCCAGAGAGGAGTTGTCACTATTCCTAAGAGTGTGACTGAATCACGAATCAAAGAGAATATTCAG GTGTTTGACTTTACTCTTGAGGCAGAAGAGATAAGCAGTATCACCGCCCTGAATAGAAACTGGCGCTACATTGTTCCAACAATAACA GTGGACGGGAAGCCAGTACCAAGGGATGCAGGACATCCTCATTACCCTTTCAATGACCCATATTGA
- the akr1a1b gene encoding aldo-keto reductase family 1 member A1-B isoform X2, whose protein sequence is MNDFAVLNTGRKMPLLGLGTWKSEPGKVKQAVIWALQSGYRHIDCAAIYGNESEIGEALQEALGPDKGLRREDVFITSKLWNTRHHPEDVEPSLLKTLKDLRLEYLDLYLIHWPYAFQQGDTPFPKREDGTILYDDIDYKLTWAAMEKLVGKGLVRAIGLSNFNSCQIDDVLSVASIKPTVLQVEGHPYLAQVELLTHCKDRGLVMTAYSPLGSPDRAWKHPDEPVLLEEPAIASLAKKYNKTPAQIILRWQTQRGVVTIPKSVTESRIKENIQVFDFTLEAEEISSITALNRNWRYIVPTITVDGKPVPRDAGHPHYPFNDPY, encoded by the exons ATGAACGACTTTGCAGTTTTGAACACAGGAAGGAAGATGCCCCTCTTGGGACTTGGGACATGGAAGAGTGAACCGGGAAAG GTGAAGCAAGCAGTAATCTGGGCTTTGCAGTCTGGTTATCGGCATATTGACTGTGCTGCAATCTATGGTAATGAGTCAGAGATCGGAGAAGCTTTGCAAGAGGCCCTTGGACCTGACAAA GGCCTGAGGAGGGAAGACGTGTTCATCACATCCAAGCTGTGGAACACACGCCACCACCCTGAAGATGTGGAGCCATCTCTGTTGAAAACCCTGAAGGACCTGAGGTTGGAGTATCTGGACCTCTATCTCATCCACTGGCCCTATGCCTTCCA ACAGGGGGATACACCATTTCCTAAGAGGGAGGATGGCACCATTCTCTATGATGACATAGACTATAAGCTTACATGGGCTGCCATGGAGAAACTGGTAGGAAAAGGTCTGGTGAGAGCTATCGGACTCTCTAACTTCAACAGCTGCCAGATTGATGACGTCCTTTCTGTGGCCAGCATTAAACCCACTGTGCTTCAG GTGGAGGGCCACCCGTACTTGGCACAGGTGGAACTGCTTACCCATTGCAAGGACAGGGGTTTAGTGATGACTGCTTACAGCCCCCTGGGGTCACCTGATCGAGCCTGGAAACACCCAGATGAACCTGTGCTGCTGGAGGAACCTGCTATTGCCTCTTTAGCCAAGAAATACAACAAAACACCTGCACAAATCATTCTAAG ATGGCAGACCCAGAGAGGAGTTGTCACTATTCCTAAGAGTGTGACTGAATCACGAATCAAAGAGAATATTCAG GTGTTTGACTTTACTCTTGAGGCAGAAGAGATAAGCAGTATCACCGCCCTGAATAGAAACTGGCGCTACATTGTTCCAACAATAACA GTGGACGGGAAGCCAGTACCAAGGGATGCAGGACATCCTCATTACCCTTTCAATGACCCATATTGA